One window of Chamaesiphon minutus PCC 6605 genomic DNA carries:
- a CDS encoding glycosyltransferase family 1 protein, with amino-acid sequence MNLAPDRPPIKILQVVGMMNRGGAETWLMHVLRNIDRNIFQIDFLVSTTDACAYDDEIRALGGRVIPCTGPSNPLTYARKFQQVLQEYGPYDVVHSHIHHYNGYILRLADRAGVPIRVCHSHIDSTALEAKSSWLRRLYFKLMTRWIDRHATIGLGCSDVASANLFGKDWQKDSRWQKYYCSIDLTPFETKVDPRQVRAELGIPAAAFAIGHVGRFQEQKNHTFLVDIFAQVLKREPQAYLLLIGDGPLRAEIERQVERAGLAERTLFTGSRPDVPNLMMGAMDAFVMPSLCEGLPLVGIEVQAAGLQTFLSEAITPEVCLVEPLVRQLSLSQPAAIWADEIVRAHRERAIDRHSALKTIQQSTFNIQVGIDQLMKVYRGDRPDQAMQKITNRDKAII; translated from the coding sequence ATGAATCTCGCTCCCGATCGTCCGCCAATCAAAATCCTTCAAGTCGTAGGGATGATGAATCGTGGGGGTGCGGAAACTTGGCTGATGCATGTCTTGCGGAATATCGATCGCAACATCTTCCAAATCGATTTTTTGGTCAGCACGACCGATGCCTGCGCTTATGATGACGAAATTCGCGCGCTCGGCGGTCGGGTTATCCCCTGCACGGGGCCATCGAATCCGCTGACATACGCCCGTAAATTCCAGCAGGTACTCCAAGAGTATGGCCCTTATGACGTCGTTCACAGCCATATTCATCACTATAACGGTTATATTCTGCGGTTGGCCGATCGGGCAGGCGTGCCGATTCGAGTTTGTCACAGCCATATCGACTCCACTGCTTTAGAAGCAAAATCTAGCTGGCTGCGGCGATTGTATTTTAAGTTGATGACGCGATGGATCGATCGTCATGCGACCATCGGCTTGGGTTGTAGCGATGTGGCTAGTGCCAACTTATTCGGCAAAGACTGGCAGAAAGACTCGCGATGGCAAAAGTACTACTGTAGTATCGACTTGACGCCGTTTGAAACAAAAGTCGATCCTCGGCAAGTGCGCGCCGAACTAGGCATACCCGCAGCAGCATTTGCGATCGGTCATGTCGGTCGCTTTCAAGAGCAAAAGAATCATACTTTTTTAGTCGATATTTTTGCCCAAGTACTCAAACGCGAACCGCAAGCTTATTTATTATTAATTGGTGATGGGCCGCTGCGCGCTGAGATCGAGCGGCAAGTCGAACGTGCTGGGCTGGCCGAGCGGACGTTATTTACAGGCAGTCGCCCAGACGTACCAAACTTGATGATGGGAGCAATGGATGCGTTTGTCATGCCTTCTTTGTGCGAGGGACTCCCGCTAGTGGGGATCGAGGTGCAAGCAGCCGGATTGCAAACCTTTTTGTCGGAGGCAATTACACCAGAAGTCTGTCTGGTCGAGCCACTAGTTCGGCAACTGAGTTTGTCCCAACCAGCCGCAATCTGGGCAGATGAAATCGTCCGCGCGCACCGAGAGCGCGCAATCGATCGGCACAGTGCCTTAAAGACCATCCAACAGAGTACGTTTAATATTCAAGTTGGGATCGACCAATTAATGAAAGTTTATCGTGGCGATCGCCCAGACCAAGCGATGCAGAAAATAACCAATCGAGATAAAGCCATAATTTAA
- the wzy gene encoding O-antigen polysaccharide polymerase Wzy, with the protein MVQKDNKSWLVMLTQSYILIGLLIFGLIYAASPSGFMLSVDTSFQLMCQLFLGLVIWSFVSWYLTTKRLFDPYVLFLLSSIIFNGGQIILEVFHLNELGFLGNTFSVADALQIVYIVTLSIATMHFGALLCVVLDRQKSQSSKFLEFLNRGAATDPYTRLGLDPSNQPSGLLSSSLTGIRSSSLPPKIAAPFRSSIVPARTALMVGQILLYLSIIPVMVVAIGAIQVARSGGYASLYEQQAVTGAAASVQIIADFMFPGVFLTIAAAQRKPHLRVFAVLCILLYTCAKLTIGTRGAAVMPLLAMLWLWDGVVRPIPRALLAGVSALMLLVVFPLVGATRNEVAGVDVFSIDFITKTLTGVDNPLVASISEMGFSATTIGWTIDLVPKVRPFAAGMTYLVGMLVLIPNVFSAGRHPALTMSGYDIPDFWLVGELDREFAQRGGSFGFSFISEAYLNFGWFGIIVLGLLGFGFAKLVQWALRERDPIKMAIIAIFVSFFLFYPRGSSEMVFRPFVWYSLFPYLWMRWLSKLNAIRIKGLLNALRKGDK; encoded by the coding sequence ATGGTACAAAAAGATAATAAAAGTTGGCTGGTAATGTTAACTCAATCATATATTTTGATTGGGCTGTTGATATTTGGACTGATTTATGCCGCCAGTCCATCAGGATTTATGCTGTCGGTAGATACATCATTCCAGTTGATGTGTCAGCTATTTTTAGGGTTGGTAATTTGGTCTTTTGTATCTTGGTACCTGACGACCAAACGCCTATTCGATCCTTATGTATTGTTTTTGCTCTCGTCAATTATTTTTAATGGCGGCCAAATTATCCTCGAAGTTTTTCATCTCAACGAACTAGGATTTTTAGGCAACACATTTTCGGTAGCTGATGCTTTACAAATAGTTTATATCGTCACCCTATCGATCGCAACGATGCACTTTGGCGCGCTACTGTGCGTGGTACTCGATCGTCAAAAAAGTCAGTCTAGCAAATTCTTAGAATTTCTCAATCGTGGTGCGGCAACCGATCCTTATACGCGACTGGGATTAGATCCATCTAACCAGCCTTCGGGTTTGCTCTCTTCTTCCCTGACCGGAATTAGATCGTCGTCTTTACCCCCCAAAATTGCTGCTCCCTTTAGGTCATCCATCGTCCCCGCCAGAACCGCACTGATGGTCGGACAAATCTTGCTCTATCTTTCGATTATTCCCGTTATGGTAGTTGCCATTGGCGCAATTCAGGTGGCTAGATCTGGTGGTTATGCTTCGCTCTACGAACAACAAGCCGTAACTGGTGCAGCCGCATCCGTGCAGATTATTGCTGATTTTATGTTTCCAGGGGTATTTTTGACAATCGCAGCAGCACAACGCAAACCCCATTTACGCGTATTTGCCGTCCTCTGTATCTTGTTGTATACCTGCGCCAAACTGACGATCGGGACGCGGGGTGCGGCGGTGATGCCACTATTGGCAATGTTATGGCTATGGGATGGTGTCGTGCGCCCGATCCCCAGAGCTTTGTTAGCGGGGGTATCTGCACTAATGCTATTAGTCGTATTTCCACTAGTAGGCGCGACTCGAAATGAAGTGGCTGGGGTAGATGTCTTTTCAATTGACTTTATCACCAAAACCCTTACAGGTGTAGACAATCCCCTGGTTGCCTCGATTTCGGAGATGGGATTTAGTGCGACGACGATCGGGTGGACGATCGACTTAGTGCCCAAAGTTAGACCATTTGCAGCAGGAATGACCTACCTGGTAGGGATGTTGGTACTGATTCCCAACGTCTTTTCAGCGGGGCGGCATCCAGCATTAACGATGTCTGGTTATGATATCCCAGACTTTTGGTTGGTTGGAGAACTCGACAGAGAATTTGCCCAAAGAGGTGGCAGTTTTGGGTTTTCCTTTATTTCGGAAGCCTATCTTAACTTCGGTTGGTTTGGCATCATTGTTTTGGGTTTACTTGGCTTTGGATTTGCCAAACTCGTCCAGTGGGCACTGCGAGAACGAGATCCGATCAAAATGGCAATTATCGCCATCTTTGTATCATTCTTTCTATTCTATCCACGCGGTTCTTCGGAGATGGTATTCCGACCATTTGTTTGGTATTCTCTTTTTCCTTACTTGTGGATGAGATGGCTGAGTAAATTAAATGCCATCCGTATCAAAGGTCTTTTAAATGCACTGCGCAAGGGAGACAAATAA